A window of Amycolatopsis australiensis contains these coding sequences:
- a CDS encoding ABC transporter substrate-binding protein, translating to MKNRKTRLAGLLGASLLLAACGTSGSTSSAPPGAQGFTPPKLAALTALGQPEGQLNVLAWPGYAENGSNDPKVNWVTPFEQQTGCKVNVKPFGTSDEAVTLMKTGQYDVVSASGDASLRLVASGDAEPVNTALVPNYADVQPFLKNKPWNSVNGTAYGIPHGWGANLLTWRTDKVTPAPDSWSVMFDPNSPYKGKVIAYDSPIYIADAALYLMAHQPDLGIKNPYALDDKQFTAAVNLLKQQRPLVSEYWSDYLKESQALKNGDAVVGTAWQVTVNLTKGEGAPLESAVPSEGATGWSDTWMVAAKSAHKTCAYKWLDYIVSPKVNAQVAEYFGEAPANPKACAEMTDKTLCDSYHANDAAYAAKIAYWTTPIQQCLDGRTDVKCKDYGEWTKAWTEIKG from the coding sequence ATGAAGAACAGGAAGACGCGGCTTGCCGGGCTCCTCGGCGCCAGCCTGCTGTTGGCTGCATGTGGCACGTCGGGCTCCACCTCGTCCGCGCCGCCCGGCGCGCAGGGGTTCACCCCGCCGAAGCTGGCGGCGCTCACCGCGCTCGGGCAGCCGGAAGGGCAGCTGAACGTGCTGGCCTGGCCGGGGTACGCGGAGAACGGCTCGAACGACCCGAAGGTCAACTGGGTGACGCCGTTCGAGCAGCAGACCGGCTGCAAGGTGAACGTCAAGCCGTTCGGCACCTCCGACGAAGCCGTGACCCTGATGAAGACCGGTCAGTACGACGTCGTCTCGGCGTCGGGTGACGCGTCGCTGCGGCTGGTGGCCTCCGGGGACGCCGAGCCGGTGAACACCGCGCTGGTGCCGAACTACGCCGACGTCCAGCCGTTCCTCAAGAACAAGCCGTGGAACAGCGTGAACGGCACGGCCTACGGCATCCCGCACGGCTGGGGCGCGAACCTGCTGACCTGGCGCACCGACAAGGTGACGCCCGCGCCGGATTCGTGGTCGGTCATGTTCGACCCGAACTCGCCGTACAAGGGCAAGGTCATCGCCTACGACTCGCCGATCTACATCGCCGACGCCGCCCTGTACCTGATGGCGCACCAGCCGGACCTGGGCATCAAGAACCCGTACGCCCTCGACGACAAGCAGTTCACCGCCGCGGTGAACCTGCTCAAGCAGCAGCGGCCGCTGGTGAGCGAGTACTGGTCGGACTACCTGAAAGAGTCGCAGGCGCTGAAGAACGGCGACGCCGTCGTCGGCACCGCGTGGCAGGTCACGGTCAACCTGACCAAGGGCGAAGGCGCGCCACTGGAGTCGGCCGTGCCGAGCGAAGGCGCCACCGGCTGGTCGGACACCTGGATGGTCGCGGCGAAGTCGGCGCACAAGACGTGCGCGTACAAGTGGCTCGACTACATCGTCAGCCCGAAGGTCAACGCCCAGGTCGCCGAGTACTTCGGCGAGGCACCGGCCAACCCCAAGGCGTGCGCGGAGATGACCGACAAGACACTCTGCGACAGCTACCACGCCAACGACGCGGCGTACGCGGCGAAGATCGCGTACTGGACCACGCCGATCCAGCAGTGCCTCGACGGCCGCACGGACGTCAAGTGCAAGGACTACGGCGAGTGGACCAAGGCCTGGACCGAAATCAAGGGCTGA
- a CDS encoding ABC transporter ATP-binding protein, with the protein MPNQAPTETREEAAPPHGTVRPAIRLSGLRKHFGDVHAVDGVDLDIPPGEFFSMLGPSGSGKTTVLRMIAGFELPTAGTIELEGRDVSRLAPFERDVNTVFQDYALFPHMTVLQNVEYGLKVKRVPKRQRRERALEALKTVRLEDYGSRKPAQLSGGQRQRVALARALVNRPKVLLLDEPLGALDLKLRQTMQLELKQIQREVGITFVFVTHDQDEALTMSDRIAVFNNGKIEQVGPPEEVYERPASAFVAGFVGTSNLLGGRGAESVIGRPGLFSIRPEKIRIDGELSEPAAAGETSATGTVTDVVYAGATVRYAVALDAGGQLSVVRQNLGGDTAFADNRVRLSWRDEHSFPVPG; encoded by the coding sequence ATGCCCAACCAAGCACCCACCGAGACGCGCGAGGAAGCCGCGCCGCCGCACGGCACCGTGCGGCCCGCCATCCGGCTTTCCGGGCTGCGCAAGCACTTCGGGGACGTCCACGCGGTCGACGGCGTCGACCTCGACATCCCGCCCGGCGAGTTCTTCTCGATGCTCGGCCCGTCCGGCTCCGGCAAGACGACCGTGCTGCGGATGATCGCCGGCTTCGAGCTGCCCACCGCGGGCACGATCGAGCTCGAAGGCCGGGACGTCAGCCGGCTGGCGCCGTTCGAGCGCGACGTCAACACGGTGTTCCAGGACTACGCCCTGTTCCCGCACATGACCGTGCTGCAGAACGTCGAGTACGGCTTGAAGGTCAAGCGGGTCCCGAAGCGGCAACGCCGGGAGCGCGCGCTCGAAGCGTTGAAGACCGTGCGGCTGGAGGACTACGGCTCGCGCAAGCCCGCGCAGCTGTCCGGCGGGCAGCGCCAGCGTGTCGCGCTCGCCCGCGCGCTGGTGAATCGCCCGAAAGTGTTGCTGCTCGACGAACCGCTCGGCGCGCTCGACCTCAAGCTGCGGCAGACCATGCAGCTGGAGCTCAAGCAGATCCAGCGCGAGGTCGGCATCACGTTCGTCTTCGTCACCCACGACCAGGACGAAGCCCTCACCATGAGCGACCGCATCGCGGTGTTCAACAACGGGAAGATCGAGCAGGTCGGACCACCCGAAGAGGTGTACGAACGCCCGGCCAGCGCGTTCGTCGCCGGGTTCGTCGGCACGTCCAACCTGCTCGGCGGGCGCGGTGCCGAGTCCGTCATCGGCAGGCCGGGGCTGTTCAGCATCCGGCCGGAGAAGATCCGCATCGACGGCGAGCTGTCCGAACCCGCCGCGGCGGGGGAGACCAGCGCGACCGGCACGGTCACCGACGTCGTGTACGCCGGGGCGACCGTGCGGTACGCCGTCGCGCTCGACGCCGGCGGCCAGCTCTCGGTCGTCCGGCAGAACCTCGGCGGCGACACGGCGTTCGCCGACAACCGCGTCCGGCTGAGCTGGCGTGACGAACACAGTTTCCCGGTCCCGGGTTAG
- a CDS encoding gamma-aminobutyraldehyde dehydrogenase: MQELKHYVGGAYVESKSGRTAEIIDPVTGRPYCTAPIAGPEDVDNALQVAATAFESWRATTPAQRQLALLKLADALEARAEEIVRVESANTGKPVALTMAEEIPMVLDQVRFFAGAARVLEGRSAGEYLEGHTSFVRREPVGVCAQVTPWNYPLLMAIWKIAPALAAGNTVVLKPSDTTPASTLLLAEIAGEFFPPGVCNVVCGDRDTGRALVEHDIPAMVSITGSVRAGIEVAKSAAGDVKRVHLELGGKAPVIVFADADLEAAAEAIAAAGYFNAGQDCTAATRVLVADEVHDTFVAALSRQAEATKTGKPDDEDVAYGPLNNAAQLEKVAGFVARLPDHATVHCGGHRAGDEGYFYEPTVVSGVRQDDEISQNEIFGPVITVQRFGDEAEALKAANAVQYGLASSVWTRDHQRAMRVSAKLDFGCVWINTHIPLVAEMPHGGFKKSGYGKDLSLYGLEDYTRVKHVMSAL, translated from the coding sequence GTGCAAGAGCTGAAGCACTACGTCGGCGGCGCGTACGTCGAGTCGAAGTCGGGCCGGACGGCGGAGATCATCGATCCGGTCACCGGGCGCCCGTACTGCACCGCGCCGATCGCCGGGCCCGAAGACGTCGACAACGCGCTGCAGGTCGCCGCGACCGCGTTCGAGAGCTGGCGCGCGACGACCCCCGCGCAGCGCCAGCTCGCGCTGCTCAAGCTCGCCGACGCGCTCGAAGCCCGCGCCGAGGAGATCGTCCGCGTCGAGTCGGCGAACACCGGCAAGCCGGTGGCGCTGACGATGGCCGAGGAAATCCCCATGGTCCTGGACCAGGTGCGGTTCTTCGCCGGCGCCGCGCGCGTGCTCGAAGGCCGCTCGGCCGGCGAGTACCTGGAAGGCCACACCTCCTTCGTCCGGCGTGAGCCGGTCGGGGTCTGCGCCCAGGTCACGCCGTGGAACTACCCGCTGCTCATGGCCATCTGGAAGATCGCGCCCGCGCTCGCCGCCGGCAACACCGTCGTGCTCAAGCCGTCCGACACGACCCCGGCGTCGACGCTGCTGCTGGCCGAGATCGCCGGCGAATTCTTCCCGCCGGGTGTGTGCAACGTGGTCTGCGGTGACCGCGACACCGGCCGCGCGCTGGTGGAGCACGACATCCCGGCGATGGTGTCGATCACCGGCTCGGTCCGCGCGGGCATCGAGGTCGCGAAATCGGCGGCCGGCGACGTCAAGCGCGTCCACCTGGAGCTGGGCGGCAAGGCGCCGGTGATCGTCTTCGCCGACGCCGACCTCGAAGCCGCCGCCGAGGCCATCGCCGCGGCCGGCTACTTCAACGCGGGCCAGGACTGCACCGCCGCCACCCGGGTGCTGGTCGCCGACGAGGTGCACGACACCTTCGTCGCCGCGCTCTCCCGGCAGGCCGAAGCCACGAAGACCGGCAAGCCGGACGACGAAGACGTCGCCTACGGTCCGCTCAACAACGCGGCTCAGCTGGAGAAGGTGGCCGGGTTCGTCGCCCGGCTGCCGGACCACGCGACCGTCCACTGCGGCGGGCACCGGGCCGGCGACGAGGGCTACTTCTACGAGCCCACCGTCGTCTCCGGCGTCCGGCAGGACGACGAGATCAGCCAGAACGAGATCTTCGGCCCGGTCATCACCGTCCAGCGGTTCGGTGACGAAGCCGAGGCGCTGAAGGCCGCGAACGCCGTCCAGTACGGCCTCGCCTCTTCGGTCTGGACCCGCGACCACCAGCGTGCCATGCGCGTGTCGGCGAAGCTCGACTTCGGCTGCGTCTGGATCAACACGCACATCCCGCTGGTCGCCGAAATGCCGCACGGCGGGTTCAAGAAGTCCGGCTACGGCAAGGACCTCTCCCTGTACGGACTCGAGGACTACACCCGCGTCAAGCACGTGATGAGCGCACTGTGA
- a CDS encoding FadR/GntR family transcriptional regulator — protein MRKGMSHSARSAMFAPLGQVGRAEAVAARLVDAITLGLLADEEQLPSEADLAAQFGVSTVTVREALVALRQQGLVETRRGRSGGSFVRAPANPPSDAWRERLREVSLSDLRDVGDHYLAIAGAAAKLAAERSSPEDVARLRLATDDLRTAQGIDFTRAERQFHLEVAAAAQSPRLTHEEVHLQSERGGLLWLPLGPHGTQAHAEHAAITAAIDAADGELARKLTEEHILGALDRLADVHLDLLAPYSADDS, from the coding sequence ATGCGCAAGGGCATGTCGCACAGCGCGCGGTCCGCCATGTTCGCGCCGCTCGGCCAGGTCGGCCGCGCGGAAGCAGTGGCGGCCCGGCTGGTCGACGCCATCACGCTCGGCCTGCTCGCCGACGAAGAGCAGCTGCCCAGCGAAGCCGACCTGGCCGCGCAGTTCGGCGTCTCGACCGTGACGGTCCGGGAGGCGCTCGTGGCGCTGCGGCAGCAGGGGCTCGTCGAGACGCGGCGGGGACGCAGCGGCGGCAGCTTCGTCCGCGCACCGGCCAACCCGCCGTCGGACGCCTGGCGCGAACGGCTGCGCGAAGTGTCGCTGTCGGACCTGCGGGACGTCGGGGACCACTACCTCGCGATCGCCGGAGCGGCCGCGAAGCTGGCTGCCGAACGCAGCTCGCCGGAGGACGTCGCCCGGCTGCGGCTGGCCACCGACGACCTCCGCACGGCGCAGGGCATCGACTTCACGCGCGCCGAGCGGCAGTTCCACCTCGAGGTCGCGGCGGCCGCGCAGTCGCCGCGGCTCACGCACGAAGAGGTTCACCTGCAGAGCGAGCGCGGCGGGCTGCTGTGGCTGCCACTCGGCCCGCACGGCACGCAGGCGCACGCCGAGCACGCGGCGATCACCGCCGCGATCGACGCCGCGGACGGCGAGCTGGCCCGCAAGCTCACCGAGGAGCACATCCTCGGCGCGCTCGACCGGCTCGCGGACGTGCACCTCGATCTGCTCGCCCCGTACTCTGCCGATGATTCCTGA
- a CDS encoding cache domain-containing protein, with product MNDTRTLTGDEVVEQVSALVEGVFGRLKPLLAAAESVLAEDPAAAALHRIRPQVTEALGGLIIGAGFVSAPQVLTDSELGFEWWTRSGDEPPSQLFISLDPGSENFLDYTRQSWFTVPRDTGRRHINGPYVDYLCTDEYTLTFTVPVLRGGSFAGVVGADVYVREFERAVRPRLRALGRGAALVNAQGRVIVSNSVRQPTGSLVREVDVPAWWSAGAEPEPGLRRCGDSPIMLVS from the coding sequence GTGAACGACACCCGCACGCTGACCGGCGACGAGGTCGTCGAGCAGGTCTCGGCGTTGGTGGAAGGCGTCTTCGGACGCCTGAAGCCGCTGCTGGCGGCGGCCGAGTCGGTGCTGGCGGAGGACCCGGCCGCGGCGGCGCTGCACCGGATCCGCCCCCAGGTCACCGAGGCGCTCGGCGGCCTGATCATCGGCGCGGGCTTCGTCAGCGCGCCGCAGGTGCTGACCGATTCGGAGCTCGGCTTCGAATGGTGGACCCGCTCGGGTGACGAGCCGCCGTCGCAGCTGTTCATCAGCCTCGACCCGGGCAGCGAGAACTTCCTCGACTACACGCGCCAGTCGTGGTTCACCGTCCCGCGCGACACCGGGCGCCGGCACATCAACGGCCCGTACGTCGACTACCTCTGCACCGACGAGTACACGCTGACGTTCACGGTCCCGGTGCTCCGCGGCGGGTCGTTCGCGGGTGTCGTGGGCGCGGACGTCTACGTGCGCGAATTCGAGCGGGCGGTCCGGCCCCGGTTGCGTGCGCTCGGCCGGGGCGCGGCGCTGGTGAACGCGCAGGGCCGCGTGATCGTGTCCAACAGCGTCCGGCAGCCGACGGGCTCGCTGGTGCGCGAGGTCGACGTCCCGGCCTGGTGGTCGGCGGGTGCGGAACCGGAACCGGGCCTGCGGCGCTGCGGGGACTCGCCGATCATGCTCGTGAGCTAG
- a CDS encoding PucR family transcriptional regulator, with protein MALTLAGLAAERPLGLRVLTGDDFLDRPIGWVHPTELTDPQAFLEGGELLLTTGLALDEQTSPAYVRRLVEAGVAGLGFGVGLSHDEVPRSLVATAAEVGLPVLEVPRKTPFIAITRAVSRAVAADEYATTVRIGRAQQELTRTAVGKGGPAGVVRKLAKLVDGWVLLLERTTVTEAAPASARAYGSSLHEELERLRTGTRVFALDGQEVVLQTLDTGTRRVLAVGTEASLDTAGRHIVNTAVSVLSLALEQDRAQAAARQALRTGLVELLAGGQAELAVRVLTVTGAEPPEPPWSVLVFLGAPAARRKLLDALDGDVFAARSGSSVVVFGSGTVVDTAAEAAVRIGGLHGGVAGPVSPGDFAAGLEQAELAARAAEAEGKILVSAAEHTGRGLLSLIDPTVAQAFAHGLLAPLRRHDEAGRGDLVESLRCWLEHHGHWDVAAARLGVHRHTLRNRIRKAGELLGRDLDSPGVRAELWVALQT; from the coding sequence ATGGCACTCACGCTGGCCGGGCTGGCCGCCGAGCGCCCGCTCGGGCTGCGGGTGCTGACCGGTGACGACTTCCTCGACCGGCCCATCGGCTGGGTCCACCCGACCGAGCTGACCGACCCGCAGGCCTTCCTCGAAGGCGGCGAGCTGCTGCTCACCACCGGACTGGCCCTGGACGAACAGACGTCACCGGCCTACGTGCGCCGGCTGGTCGAGGCCGGCGTCGCCGGGCTCGGCTTCGGCGTCGGCCTGAGTCACGACGAGGTGCCGCGCTCGCTCGTGGCGACCGCGGCCGAAGTGGGGCTCCCGGTGCTGGAGGTGCCGAGGAAGACGCCGTTCATCGCGATCACCCGCGCGGTGTCGCGGGCGGTCGCGGCCGACGAGTACGCGACGACGGTCCGGATCGGCCGCGCCCAGCAGGAGCTGACCCGCACGGCGGTCGGCAAGGGTGGCCCGGCCGGGGTGGTGCGGAAGCTGGCGAAGCTGGTCGACGGCTGGGTCCTGCTGCTGGAACGCACCACCGTCACCGAAGCGGCTCCGGCGAGCGCGCGAGCGTACGGCTCTTCGCTGCACGAAGAGCTGGAGCGCCTTCGCACCGGCACCCGGGTCTTCGCGCTGGACGGGCAGGAAGTCGTGCTGCAGACGCTGGACACCGGCACCCGCCGGGTACTCGCAGTGGGTACCGAGGCATCGCTCGACACCGCGGGACGGCACATCGTCAACACGGCGGTGTCGGTGCTTTCCCTGGCACTGGAACAGGATCGCGCCCAGGCGGCGGCCCGGCAGGCGTTGCGTACCGGGCTGGTCGAGCTGCTGGCCGGCGGGCAGGCCGAGCTGGCGGTGCGCGTGCTGACCGTGACCGGGGCCGAGCCGCCGGAGCCGCCGTGGTCGGTGCTGGTGTTCCTCGGGGCGCCCGCGGCGCGGCGCAAGCTGCTCGATGCGCTGGACGGCGACGTGTTCGCGGCGCGGTCCGGCTCGTCGGTGGTCGTTTTCGGCTCGGGCACGGTGGTCGACACGGCGGCCGAGGCGGCCGTGCGCATCGGCGGCCTGCACGGCGGGGTGGCGGGCCCCGTCTCGCCCGGGGACTTCGCGGCCGGGCTGGAGCAGGCGGAGCTGGCGGCACGCGCCGCGGAGGCCGAAGGCAAGATCCTCGTCTCGGCGGCCGAGCACACCGGCCGCGGCCTGCTGTCACTCATCGATCCGACGGTGGCGCAAGCGTTTGCGCACGGCTTGCTCGCCCCGCTGCGCCGCCACGACGAGGCCGGCCGCGGCGACCTCGTCGAGTCGCTGCGCTGCTGGCTGGAGCACCACGGCCACTGGGACGTCGCGGCGGCCCGCCTGGGCGTCCACCGGCACACGCTGCGCAACCGCATCCGCAAGGCCGGCGAGCTGCTCGGCCGCGACCTCGACTCACCCGGCGTGCGAGCGGAACTCTGGGTCGCGCTGCAGACCTAG
- the gabT gene encoding 4-aminobutyrate--2-oxoglutarate transaminase has protein sequence MTASTTAEPQAPAPRQRRLRTEIPGPVSRELQQRRVDAVAAGVSSVLPVYVTSASGGLLTDADGNVLIDFGSGIAVTNVGHSAPAVVDRVRKQACWFTHTCFMVTPYEGYVEVCEALAELTPGDHAKKSVLFNSGAEAVENAVKIARVATGRQAVVVFDHAYHGRTNLTMGMTAKSVPYKHGFGPFAPEVYRVPGSYPFRDGLSGPEAAALAIDRIEKQIGGDQVAAVVLEPIQGEGGFIEPARGFLPAIAAWCRDNGVVFVADEVQTGFCRTGSWFASSDEDVVPDLIATAKGIAGGLPLSAVTGRAELLDAVGPGGLGGTYGGNPIACAAALGSIETMKTEDLASSAKRIEGVVLPRLRALASETGVIGDVRGRGAMLAAEFVKPGTTEPDADLTKRVAAACHRAGVVVLTCGTYGNVVRLLPPLSLSNDLLDEGLSVLEHAVRTEARA, from the coding sequence GTGACCGCAAGCACCACCGCCGAGCCGCAGGCCCCGGCACCCCGGCAGCGCAGGCTGCGCACCGAGATCCCCGGCCCCGTCTCGCGCGAGCTGCAGCAGCGCCGCGTCGACGCCGTCGCGGCCGGGGTCAGCTCGGTGCTGCCCGTCTACGTCACCTCGGCCAGTGGCGGCCTGCTCACCGACGCCGACGGCAACGTGCTGATCGACTTCGGCTCCGGCATCGCGGTGACCAACGTCGGGCACTCCGCGCCGGCGGTCGTCGACCGCGTCCGCAAGCAGGCCTGCTGGTTCACCCACACCTGTTTCATGGTCACGCCGTACGAGGGCTACGTCGAGGTCTGCGAAGCACTGGCCGAGCTGACGCCGGGCGACCACGCGAAGAAGTCGGTGCTGTTCAACTCCGGCGCCGAGGCCGTCGAGAACGCCGTGAAGATCGCGCGGGTGGCGACGGGGCGCCAGGCCGTCGTCGTGTTCGACCACGCCTACCACGGCCGCACCAACCTCACGATGGGCATGACCGCGAAGTCGGTGCCCTACAAGCACGGCTTCGGCCCGTTCGCGCCCGAGGTCTACCGCGTGCCGGGTTCGTACCCGTTCCGCGACGGCCTGTCCGGCCCGGAAGCGGCCGCGCTGGCCATCGACCGGATCGAGAAGCAGATCGGCGGCGACCAGGTGGCCGCGGTCGTCCTGGAGCCCATCCAGGGCGAAGGCGGGTTCATCGAGCCCGCGCGCGGCTTCCTGCCCGCGATCGCGGCGTGGTGCCGCGACAACGGCGTCGTCTTCGTCGCCGACGAGGTCCAGACGGGCTTCTGCCGCACCGGCTCCTGGTTCGCGTCCAGCGACGAGGACGTGGTGCCGGACCTGATCGCGACGGCGAAGGGCATCGCCGGCGGCCTGCCGCTGTCGGCGGTCACCGGCCGCGCCGAGCTGCTGGACGCCGTCGGCCCGGGCGGCCTCGGCGGCACCTACGGCGGCAACCCGATCGCCTGCGCCGCCGCGCTCGGCTCGATCGAGACGATGAAAACCGAGGATCTCGCGTCGTCGGCGAAGCGCATCGAAGGGGTCGTCCTGCCGCGGCTGCGCGCGCTGGCGTCGGAGACCGGCGTGATCGGGGACGTTCGCGGACGCGGCGCGATGCTGGCTGCGGAATTCGTGAAGCCCGGCACCACCGAGCCGGACGCCGACCTCACCAAGCGTGTCGCGGCGGCCTGCCACCGGGCCGGCGTGGTCGTGCTGACCTGCGGCACCTACGGCAACGTCGTCCGGCTGCTGCCGCCGCTGTCCCTGTCCAACGACCTGCTCGACGAGGGCCTTTCGGTCCTCGAGCACGCTGTCCGCACGGAGGCTCGCGCATGA